A window of Sphingobium herbicidovorans contains these coding sequences:
- a CDS encoding alpha/beta fold hydrolase: MDPCQAAPPAFFARPDGVRLAYRHRAGTGPTIVFLPGYMSDMEGGKAVALDAWAAKTGRAILRLDYAGNGASEGSFSDGTLASWRDDALLLIDSLTHGPLLLVGSSMGGWIALLIALVRPERVAGLVGIAAAPDFTEWGFSDADKALLSTEGQIIEPTPYGDEGLVTTLAFWQSGQALRLLGAEIAIDCPVRLLQGQEDRDVPWQTAVRLAQRLRSYDVQTLLIKDGDHRLSRDGDIALLIRTLSSLLDTF, from the coding sequence ATGGACCCATGCCAAGCCGCGCCGCCCGCTTTCTTCGCTCGCCCCGACGGGGTCCGGCTCGCATACCGGCATCGGGCAGGAACTGGGCCAACCATCGTTTTTCTTCCCGGCTATATGTCTGATATGGAAGGCGGTAAGGCGGTCGCACTGGACGCGTGGGCGGCGAAGACCGGGCGGGCGATTCTGCGACTCGACTATGCTGGTAATGGCGCCAGTGAGGGCAGCTTCTCCGACGGTACGCTCGCAAGCTGGCGCGACGATGCGCTACTGCTGATCGATTCGCTGACGCATGGGCCACTGCTGCTCGTGGGGTCTTCGATGGGCGGCTGGATTGCATTGCTCATCGCGCTTGTGCGGCCAGAGCGGGTGGCTGGGCTGGTCGGTATCGCTGCCGCTCCAGATTTCACTGAATGGGGATTCAGTGATGCGGACAAGGCGTTGCTGTCGACGGAGGGCCAAATTATCGAGCCAACACCCTATGGCGACGAGGGACTGGTGACGACGCTGGCCTTTTGGCAGTCGGGGCAGGCACTGCGGCTGCTTGGAGCGGAGATTGCGATCGATTGCCCTGTACGCCTGCTTCAGGGGCAGGAGGATCGCGATGTGCCTTGGCAGACGGCGGTGCGGCTGGCACAGCGCCTGCGTTCATATGATGTGCAGACGCTGCTGATTAAGGACGGCGATCATCGCCTGTCTCGCGACGGCGACATCGCGTTGCTCATCCGCACGCTCAGCAGCCTTTTGGATACTTTCTGA
- a CDS encoding tyrosine-type recombinase/integrase: MLTHIQIVAAKPAAKPYQLRDSRGLYLSIRPNGSKLWRVDYSYLGKRKTLHLGPWPEVSLADARVRRDEARKLVAAGTDPSVEKKRARIAAKYASANTFKDVAKEWLVKCERDGLAPVTIDKISWLLAKAYPLIGSLPIAQITPHEALAVLRKVEATGAYESARRMRSVLSRVFRYGVATVRCDKDVAADLRGAIATPKAKHFAALTKPSEVGVLLRAIDGYDGKDVTRMALRLSPHVLLRPGELRQAEWTDIDVEEAIWSIPAERMKMRRPHRVPLSRQVLEMLTELRELTGHRKHMFPCFGKPRKAMSENAVNQGLRRLGYTTNEMTAHGFRAMAATLLNEMGEWNPDAIERQLAHVDTNQVRRAYARGEYWDERVGMMQHWSDYLDKLRDGGQVLRPVFGAKPMTG; the protein is encoded by the coding sequence ATGCTCACTCATATCCAGATTGTGGCGGCAAAGCCTGCCGCGAAGCCCTACCAACTGCGCGATTCGAGAGGTCTTTATCTCTCAATTAGACCGAATGGGTCGAAACTCTGGCGTGTCGACTACAGCTACCTCGGCAAAAGAAAGACCCTTCACCTCGGACCATGGCCTGAAGTTAGCCTCGCAGACGCGCGCGTCCGGCGCGATGAGGCGCGAAAGCTGGTTGCCGCCGGCACTGACCCATCAGTCGAGAAAAAGCGTGCCCGTATCGCCGCGAAATACGCGAGCGCTAATACGTTCAAGGATGTTGCCAAGGAATGGCTCGTAAAATGCGAGCGCGACGGCCTCGCGCCTGTCACGATCGACAAGATCAGTTGGCTGCTTGCCAAGGCCTATCCCCTAATCGGAAGCCTGCCGATCGCGCAGATCACGCCTCACGAAGCGCTTGCCGTCCTCCGCAAGGTCGAGGCCACAGGCGCATATGAGAGCGCTCGTCGCATGCGGAGCGTTCTGAGCCGAGTATTCCGCTATGGCGTCGCGACCGTCCGATGCGACAAGGACGTTGCTGCCGATCTACGCGGCGCAATCGCTACTCCCAAGGCCAAGCATTTTGCCGCCCTGACGAAGCCGTCCGAAGTCGGTGTCCTACTCAGGGCCATTGACGGCTACGACGGGAAGGACGTGACACGCATGGCGCTGCGATTGTCTCCGCATGTGCTTCTGCGTCCTGGCGAACTCAGGCAGGCGGAGTGGACCGACATTGATGTGGAGGAGGCTATCTGGTCGATACCGGCGGAAAGGATGAAGATGCGCCGGCCACACCGAGTGCCGCTATCTCGACAGGTACTCGAGATGCTCACGGAACTGAGGGAGTTGACCGGCCATAGGAAGCATATGTTTCCCTGCTTCGGAAAGCCCCGCAAAGCTATGTCCGAGAATGCTGTGAACCAAGGCCTGCGGCGGCTTGGCTACACCACGAACGAAATGACCGCGCATGGCTTTAGGGCTATGGCTGCCACGCTGTTGAACGAAATGGGCGAATGGAATCCCGATGCGATCGAGCGACAGCTTGCGCATGTGGATACGAATCAGGTTCGACGAGCCTATGCGCGCGGCGAATATTGGGACGAGCGCGTAGGCATGATGCAGCATTGGTCGGACTATCTCGATAAGCTGCGGGATGGAGGACAGGTACTTCGTCCGGTGTTCGGAGCAAAACCTATGACGGGTTGA
- a CDS encoding restriction endonuclease subunit S domain-containing protein → MGELLWPNTDRIQLDPDQTYAQVTARLWGKGLALRGRVKGSEIAAAQQNRVSTNQFVISKIDARHGAFGIVPAELDGAVVSNDFPAFNVDPDKALPEFVAWVARTGWFIAICKSASEGSTNRVRLKESRFLAQSIPLPTTTEQQAIVNRLDQAAAAIAARGNAATAMVSEVEATMRAAFARIIADAPRVTMGEIAPLVRRPVVIDPAQVYREIGVRSFYRGLFERRQVLGSDFDWQKLFWVEQGDLVFSNLMAWEQATGLAQSSHAGAVGNHRMLTCQADSSRMSPEFLYYYFTTEDGHREVLKASPGTMVRNKTLSTKLLPKISVPVPSLDAQLWFDSLQSKARAAKATQAEATAHLDQLLPALLNEVFG, encoded by the coding sequence TTGCTCTGGCCGAATACAGATCGGATCCAACTGGACCCAGATCAAACCTATGCGCAGGTGACGGCTCGCCTATGGGGCAAGGGCCTCGCGCTTCGCGGGCGCGTCAAGGGTTCAGAAATCGCTGCCGCGCAGCAGAACCGTGTTTCGACCAATCAGTTCGTGATTTCCAAGATCGACGCCCGCCACGGTGCATTCGGCATCGTTCCCGCCGAATTGGATGGCGCAGTCGTGTCGAACGACTTCCCAGCTTTCAATGTCGACCCCGACAAGGCTCTGCCCGAATTCGTCGCGTGGGTGGCACGGACGGGATGGTTTATTGCAATCTGCAAGAGCGCAAGTGAAGGCAGCACGAACAGGGTCAGGCTCAAAGAAAGCAGATTTCTGGCGCAGTCCATCCCTTTGCCAACGACCACGGAACAGCAAGCCATCGTCAACAGGTTGGATCAAGCCGCGGCAGCGATCGCCGCGCGAGGAAACGCAGCGACGGCAATGGTATCGGAAGTCGAGGCCACCATGCGCGCCGCCTTTGCTCGGATCATCGCGGACGCACCGCGCGTGACCATGGGTGAAATCGCGCCGCTGGTGCGCCGCCCGGTCGTGATCGATCCTGCACAAGTCTATAGGGAAATCGGCGTTCGCAGCTTCTACCGCGGCTTGTTCGAACGTCGGCAGGTTTTGGGGTCAGACTTCGATTGGCAAAAGTTGTTCTGGGTCGAACAGGGCGATCTGGTCTTTAGCAATCTCATGGCTTGGGAACAGGCGACGGGCTTGGCGCAAAGCAGCCACGCAGGAGCGGTTGGCAACCACCGCATGCTGACCTGTCAGGCCGACAGTAGTCGGATGTCGCCGGAGTTCCTATACTATTACTTCACGACTGAGGACGGTCATCGCGAGGTGCTGAAAGCATCGCCGGGCACGATGGTCCGCAACAAGACCCTCTCTACGAAGCTGCTCCCCAAGATCTCTGTGCCGGTGCCATCACTCGACGCCCAACTCTGGTTTGACAGCCTCCAGTCCAAAGCACGCGCCGCCAAGGCCACTCAGGCCGAAGCTACGGCGCATCTCGATCAGTTGCTGCCGGCGTTGCTCAACGAGGTGTTCGGCTGA